In the Campylobacter showae genome, one interval contains:
- a CDS encoding tautomerase family protein: protein MPFINVKMAGPEPTKEQKQKLVEEMTDTMVRVLGKNRERVQIYIETYDASSIGSGGKTLEEIRKEQK, encoded by the coding sequence ATGCCTTTCATAAACGTAAAAATGGCAGGCCCGGAGCCGACAAAAGAGCAAAAGCAAAAGCTGGTCGAGGAGATGACCGACACCATGGTGCGCGTGCTGGGCAAAAATCGCGAGCGAGTGCAAATCTATATCGAGACATACGACGCAAGCTCGATAGGCTCGGGCGGCAAGACGCTTGAGGAGATTAGAAAGGAGCAAAAATGA
- a CDS encoding thiol:disulfide interchange protein DsbA/DsbL → MKTISKIIRALAAVCLLGIGANALEEGTDYQTLEKPLSVPKDSVVKVFSYECVHCYKFDRTVTPKLFSELDGVKFIPYHLKTKGKLGETASKIFAAMIVLDEASDVSLLSDKSKFKKAKFAIYKATHDKDDDFNGGKDKARFIKEALSAAGVSDADYDKALASERAQEILKTWDDSYDVAKIQGVPAYVVGGKYLINVKAIGSVDAMAAAVKELLAK, encoded by the coding sequence ATGAAAACGATCTCCAAGATTATACGAGCTCTAGCCGCCGTTTGCTTGCTGGGCATCGGTGCAAACGCGCTGGAGGAAGGCACGGACTATCAGACGCTAGAAAAGCCTCTAAGCGTGCCTAAAGATAGCGTAGTAAAGGTCTTTAGCTACGAGTGCGTCCACTGCTACAAATTTGACCGAACCGTCACGCCGAAGCTATTTAGCGAGCTAGACGGAGTCAAATTTATCCCGTACCACCTAAAAACAAAGGGCAAACTGGGCGAAACGGCGAGCAAAATTTTTGCCGCGATGATCGTTTTAGACGAGGCTAGCGATGTTAGTTTGCTTAGCGATAAGTCCAAATTTAAAAAGGCTAAATTTGCGATCTACAAGGCCACTCACGATAAGGATGACGATTTTAACGGCGGCAAAGATAAGGCTAGGTTTATCAAAGAGGCTCTTAGCGCGGCGGGCGTGAGCGACGCGGACTACGACAAGGCGCTAGCCAGCGAGCGCGCTCAAGAGATCCTAAAAACATGGGACGATAGCTACGACGTGGCTAAGATCCAGGGCGTGCCTGCATACGTGGTCGGCGGTAAGTACCTGATCAACGTGAAGGCGATCGGCTCGGTAGACGCGATGGCGGCGGCAGTCAAGGAGCTGCTAGCAAAATAA
- a CDS encoding aryl-sulfate sulfotransferase — protein MRKSFFGSIVLAAALAGGAFIAVPQTASAAVLAHQVKVQGELGSVFINPYDVAPLTAIIDRAGKDIKDIHVRVLGKPGGGIDIAYNVSEHALLTHDGVPIWGLYPDYLNEVEVSYVFNGEKKVEKYKIYAQPIVTYSRDYRFSQMQKMKVKKVDPAFKNRLYLINNTITSVYKPLDWKNGGAASWNDFTENFVVDTQGEVRWYLDYQKFYDRSERRVMDGGMMMGFHQLPNGDLSWGMAQRYMRYDMMGKEVYNRELPRGYIDLSHEVMPLKNDHLLLRVGKYNYHHADGRLSHTIRDHIIEVDGSGKVVDEWDLNEIFGKNVYRSNLIKALDARAVCLNIDMDAKEIKISDDLPFGDVTSTGTGRNWAHVNSISHDPSDDGIILSLRHQGIVKIGRDKKVKWILASPEGWSADFKEKVLVPVDKNGNKIKCENSKCEGDFDWSWTQHTAWLTPRYDNKGSVKHISVFDNGDGRGMEQPALKEEKYSRAVEYKIDEKKGTVEQTWEFGKERGFDFYSAVTSIVEWQKDKSTYFISSSNVYLLKPDKTIKMVLVEIDPKSNDVKFEMDVESASRDDVAYRAMVIDPNIFNY, from the coding sequence ATGCGTAAGAGTTTTTTCGGTTCTATCGTTTTGGCTGCGGCCTTAGCGGGCGGCGCGTTTATAGCGGTGCCGCAGACGGCGAGCGCTGCGGTGCTAGCGCATCAGGTGAAGGTGCAGGGCGAGCTTGGTTCGGTGTTTATTAACCCCTACGACGTGGCGCCTCTGACCGCTATCATCGATCGCGCCGGCAAGGATATCAAGGATATCCACGTGCGGGTTCTGGGCAAACCTGGCGGCGGTATCGACATCGCCTATAACGTCTCCGAGCATGCGCTGCTGACGCATGACGGCGTGCCGATCTGGGGACTTTATCCCGACTATCTAAACGAGGTCGAAGTAAGCTACGTTTTTAACGGCGAAAAGAAGGTCGAAAAGTATAAAATTTACGCCCAGCCGATCGTGACGTATAGCCGCGATTATAGATTTAGCCAAATGCAAAAGATGAAGGTCAAAAAGGTCGATCCTGCGTTTAAAAACAGGCTCTATCTCATCAACAACACGATCACGAGCGTTTATAAGCCGCTTGACTGGAAAAACGGCGGTGCCGCTAGCTGGAACGACTTCACCGAAAATTTCGTCGTCGATACGCAGGGCGAGGTCAGATGGTATCTGGACTATCAGAAATTTTACGACCGCAGCGAGCGCAGAGTGATGGACGGCGGCATGATGATGGGCTTTCATCAGCTGCCAAACGGCGATCTGAGCTGGGGTATGGCGCAGCGATATATGCGCTACGATATGATGGGCAAGGAGGTGTATAATCGCGAGCTGCCGCGCGGCTACATCGATCTTAGCCACGAAGTAATGCCGCTAAAAAATGATCACTTACTGCTTCGCGTCGGTAAGTACAACTACCACCACGCAGATGGCAGGCTCTCGCACACGATCAGAGATCATATCATCGAAGTGGACGGCAGCGGCAAGGTCGTGGACGAGTGGGATCTGAATGAAATTTTCGGCAAAAACGTCTACCGCAGCAACCTCATCAAGGCTCTTGACGCTCGCGCCGTGTGCCTAAATATCGACATGGACGCCAAAGAGATCAAAATCAGCGACGATCTGCCATTCGGCGACGTGACCTCGACCGGCACGGGACGCAACTGGGCGCACGTAAACTCGATCTCGCACGATCCTAGCGACGACGGCATCATCCTCTCGCTTCGCCACCAAGGCATCGTTAAGATCGGCCGCGACAAAAAGGTAAAATGGATCCTAGCAAGTCCTGAGGGCTGGAGTGCGGACTTTAAAGAAAAAGTGCTAGTGCCCGTGGATAAAAACGGCAACAAAATCAAATGCGAAAACTCAAAATGCGAGGGCGATTTCGACTGGTCGTGGACGCAGCACACCGCGTGGCTCACTCCGCGCTATGATAACAAGGGCTCTGTAAAGCACATCAGCGTATTTGACAACGGCGACGGCCGAGGCATGGAGCAGCCTGCGCTAAAAGAGGAAAAATACTCTCGCGCAGTCGAGTACAAGATCGACGAGAAAAAGGGCACCGTCGAGCAGACGTGGGAGTTTGGCAAGGAGCGCGGATTTGACTTCTATAGCGCGGTTACTAGCATCGTGGAGTGGCAAAAGGATAAAAGCACGTACTTCATCTCAAGCTCGAACGTCTATCTGTTAAAGCCCGATAAGACGATCAAAATGGTGCTCGTGGAGATCGATCCGAAGAGCAACGACGTCAAATTTGAGATGGACGTGGAGTCGGCGTCTAGAGACGACGTAGCCTACCGCGCGATGGTGATCGATCCGAATATCTTTAACTATTAA
- the bcp gene encoding thioredoxin-dependent thiol peroxidase, whose amino-acid sequence MSEFSKEDLERKITLVAGDTAPEFSLENADGVSVSLKDFVGKNVVLYFYPKDNTPGCTTEACEFSALYDDFIAKDTVIVGVSPDSVKSHAGFAQKQSLKHILLSDPAHEVAKLYGVWQVKKNYGKEYLGIARSTFVIGKDGKVAKVYKSVKAKEHAAKVLADLVK is encoded by the coding sequence ATGAGCGAATTTTCTAAAGAGGATTTGGAACGAAAAATCACGCTAGTAGCGGGCGATACGGCGCCCGAGTTTAGCCTAGAAAACGCCGACGGCGTAAGCGTCAGCCTAAAAGACTTCGTCGGTAAAAACGTCGTGCTGTATTTTTACCCAAAGGACAACACTCCGGGCTGCACGACCGAAGCATGCGAATTTAGCGCGCTTTACGACGATTTTATCGCTAAAGACACCGTGATCGTGGGAGTAAGCCCCGATAGCGTCAAGTCACACGCGGGCTTTGCGCAAAAACAGAGCCTAAAACACATCCTGCTAAGCGACCCCGCGCACGAAGTCGCCAAACTCTACGGCGTCTGGCAGGTGAAAAAAAACTACGGCAAAGAGTATCTGGGTATCGCGCGCTCGACCTTTGTGATCGGCAAGGACGGCAAAGTCGCGAAGGTGTATAAGAGCGTGAAGGCAAAGGAGCATGCGGCAAAGGTTTTGGCCGATCTAGTTAAATAA
- a CDS encoding response regulator transcription factor has product MQEHLKLLKDLTVLIVEDDEIARELLIGGLKPYCLSVWGAADGLEGLERFKKLAPAVVITDIHMPAMNGFEMIKEILRIKPAQKFIVFTSYDTDDNLIKSIEHGAASFLKKPVDIAALCRLLVALTYEKGEKLVRLGPQTSINLAKEKIYKNGKEIYLSFLQNKLFWLFAYNLNKLVSYEMIEEFVYEGEQTSKGAIQNVVLRLKRELGVKFKNISESGYILLSD; this is encoded by the coding sequence ATGCAAGAGCACTTAAAGCTGCTTAAAGACCTAACCGTCCTCATCGTAGAAGACGACGAGATCGCAAGGGAGCTGCTAATAGGCGGGCTAAAACCCTACTGCCTAAGCGTCTGGGGCGCGGCAGACGGGCTGGAGGGGCTGGAGCGATTTAAAAAGCTAGCCCCCGCCGTCGTCATCACCGACATCCACATGCCCGCGATGAACGGCTTTGAGATGATAAAAGAGATACTGCGTATCAAACCGGCGCAAAAATTTATCGTCTTCACCTCCTACGACACCGACGACAACCTCATCAAAAGCATCGAGCACGGCGCGGCGTCTTTTTTAAAAAAGCCGGTCGATATCGCGGCGCTCTGCCGCCTGCTCGTGGCTCTAACCTACGAAAAGGGCGAAAAGCTCGTGCGCTTGGGCCCGCAAACGAGCATAAATCTCGCCAAAGAAAAGATCTACAAAAACGGCAAGGAGATCTATCTATCATTTTTGCAAAACAAGCTCTTTTGGCTCTTTGCGTATAATCTAAACAAGCTCGTGAGCTACGAGATGATCGAGGAGTTCGTCTACGAGGGCGAGCAAACGAGTAAGGGCGCGATACAAAACGTCGTGCTGAGGCTAAAGCGGGAGCTGGGGGTTAAATTTAAAAATATCAGTGAAAGTGGATATATACTGCTAAGCGACTAA
- a CDS encoding ATP-binding protein has translation MSYGMKYKALTFSDEEIAALFGHEAAEDEKPDRLMEYYFKGTIYEQIYADLPLRIVVGHKGIGKSAVFQVMKREFDDAGVLTIMLTPDDILELGEQETDMLKLIRIWKKELATIIANKVLDKFGDNVNPIKNLTSNIVNAIISHLESSGFKIRDGMNKALEYFTKKQKVVVFIDDLDRGWEGKKSDINRISAMLNAIRDISRDNPTINFKISLRTDAYYLYRTNDESTDKVEGSVVWMTWNNFEILALLAKRIVTYFEGNVSEQVLLKAKQEEIANTVLKYVFEERFGGRGGWKDIPTYRLLMSLIRKRPRDLIKLCSLAAKEARRNSSNKIGTKEFDKIFETYSQGRLRDTINEFKSELKDIDKLLINMKPTKNEKTTKEAYQFCTDKLLSKVRNIMSMNNFHFSNGNRAEAKELCAFMYKINFLTARKRNDDGKIERKYFEENNFLANSFSDFGFDWEIHPAYRWALQPDNILSIMDTLVQYKDE, from the coding sequence ATGAGCTACGGGATGAAATATAAGGCATTAACCTTTTCAGACGAAGAAATAGCAGCGCTATTTGGTCACGAAGCTGCTGAAGACGAGAAACCAGATAGACTAATGGAATACTATTTTAAAGGTACTATTTATGAACAAATATATGCCGATTTACCACTACGCATAGTTGTTGGACATAAAGGCATAGGCAAGTCAGCTGTTTTTCAGGTGATGAAAAGAGAATTTGATGATGCTGGAGTATTGACAATAATGCTAACACCTGATGACATACTAGAGCTTGGCGAGCAAGAAACAGATATGCTAAAGCTAATTAGAATATGGAAAAAGGAATTAGCGACAATAATAGCAAATAAGGTTTTAGATAAATTTGGTGACAATGTAAATCCTATAAAAAATCTAACCAGCAACATAGTAAATGCTATCATAAGTCATCTTGAAAGTAGTGGATTTAAGATAAGAGATGGAATGAATAAGGCGTTAGAATACTTTACTAAAAAGCAAAAAGTAGTGGTATTTATTGACGATTTGGATCGTGGCTGGGAAGGCAAAAAAAGCGATATAAATAGAATATCTGCTATGCTAAATGCCATAAGGGATATTTCAAGAGATAATCCTACGATAAATTTTAAAATTAGCCTTAGAACAGATGCGTACTATTTATATAGAACAAATGATGAGTCCACGGATAAAGTTGAAGGAAGCGTAGTGTGGATGACTTGGAATAACTTTGAAATTTTGGCACTCCTAGCAAAAAGAATAGTAACTTATTTTGAAGGCAATGTTTCAGAGCAAGTATTATTAAAAGCCAAACAAGAAGAAATTGCCAATACTGTTTTAAAATATGTATTTGAGGAGCGTTTTGGTGGGCGCGGCGGATGGAAAGATATTCCTACTTACAGATTACTTATGTCATTAATACGAAAAAGGCCACGCGATTTAATTAAACTTTGTTCATTGGCGGCAAAGGAGGCCAGAAGAAACAGTAGCAACAAAATAGGCACAAAAGAATTTGACAAAATATTTGAGACTTATTCCCAAGGGAGACTGAGGGATACAATAAATGAATTTAAATCCGAACTAAAAGATATAGATAAATTACTAATCAATATGAAACCCACAAAAAACGAAAAAACTACCAAGGAGGCTTATCAATTTTGTACAGATAAATTATTATCAAAAGTTAGAAACATAATGAGTATGAATAATTTTCATTTTTCGAACGGTAACAGAGCAGAGGCAAAAGAACTTTGCGCCTTTATGTATAAAATTAATTTCTTAACTGCACGTAAAAGAAATGATGACGGCAAAATAGAACGAAAATACTTTGAAGAAAATAATTTTTTAGCGAATAGTTTTTCTGATTTTGGATTTGACTGGGAAATACATCCAGCCTACAGGTGGGCACTACAGCCAGACAATATACTTTCTATTATGGACACCTTAGTCCAATACAAGGATGAGTAA
- a CDS encoding DUF364 domain-containing protein, with the protein MGQILSDTLSQIYENLGDEIENLSVQRVVVGLFFTGVKLSNGVCGVSYTPLKSFPQAVCCPSQAMVMPNSGNICGKNVKTLLKDLSSESPIKKTIAVAALNTLSQTCYERSASPYATKFRADPFEELAIKRGSFSVIVGALVPYIKFMMKNGLDFRILELDKSALKDDELKYFIPQEEAADAIRAADNLIITGVTLLNDTLEDILSLKKSGADAIVVGPTVSMSPKALFDRGVSCAGGIYTTRADELLDVIAQAGSGYHFFGKFAEKFVMKRESQHSKI; encoded by the coding sequence ATGGGTCAAATTTTAAGCGATACCCTAAGTCAAATTTATGAAAATTTAGGCGACGAAATAGAAAACTTAAGCGTGCAGCGCGTAGTGGTCGGGCTATTTTTCACTGGCGTAAAGCTAAGTAACGGAGTTTGCGGCGTGAGCTACACTCCGTTAAAGTCCTTTCCGCAGGCCGTTTGTTGCCCGTCACAAGCTATGGTAATGCCAAATTCCGGCAATATTTGCGGCAAAAATGTAAAAACTCTTTTAAAAGATCTATCTAGCGAGAGTCCTATTAAAAAAACCATCGCCGTAGCCGCCCTAAACACACTTTCGCAGACGTGCTACGAACGCTCGGCTAGTCCGTATGCGACTAAATTTAGGGCCGATCCTTTTGAAGAGCTAGCTATCAAGCGCGGCTCGTTTAGCGTGATCGTGGGCGCGCTGGTGCCTTACATCAAATTTATGATGAAAAACGGCCTTGATTTTCGTATCTTGGAGCTTGATAAGAGCGCGCTAAAAGACGATGAGCTTAAGTATTTTATTCCGCAAGAAGAGGCTGCAGATGCGATCAGGGCGGCCGATAATCTCATCATAACCGGCGTCACGCTGCTAAACGACACACTGGAGGATATCCTGAGCCTAAAAAAGAGCGGTGCCGACGCCATCGTCGTCGGTCCGACCGTCTCGATGTCGCCCAAGGCGCTTTTTGATAGAGGCGTGAGCTGCGCTGGCGGTATTTATACTACGCGCGCGGATGAGCTTTTAGACGTGATCGCGCAGGCCGGCTCGGGGTATCATTTTTTCGGCAAATTTGCGGAGAAATTCGTGATGAAACGCGAGAGTCAGCACTCTAAAATTTAG
- a CDS encoding sensor histidine kinase, whose product MKALREHNFKIYFIIIFASLFVVLLGVKNYEDAKAQITTLADKNKIAASENMVGNFSFWLDERLRSLVRAAKFIENAGISQDSEKLGGFIRLFKENSAEFDALQFLREDGEIFVDGKELGDDEAMPKSLRTGLVWFEETKSTLAPTVNFMQRHKILGEPTLNLCVPVMDGGSFAGVFCGVVKLQNILKNMEKFKLAPDSYAFIVTHGGEILTPMKDAALKKQIEDKFKELFLRGEDITSLNIGSNFISVAEIPTLNWFIGAGTDNEKELAALLNSVLKNALILLFAFAALALVANFLHNFMYSKIKNLQDDYEALLKHKARMSEAGELISGINHQFIQPVNSLNLMISSLLMLQKDGKLDAATLEHMLQKGQAATVLLSDTIEIFRNFYKSSDAPQKFSVQRCIKDLLKLMHTELSKANVAVSLREFKDEEATQRMGIVQQILLILIHNAKDAVVERYKEQIAKRQVFIDVKFENGTCKIAVTDYGSGVSKAARDKILTQPKTTKKQGSGIGLYFGKKLANEKLAGDIKLLSAGDPTTFELGFEINLKE is encoded by the coding sequence ATGAAAGCCTTACGCGAGCATAATTTTAAAATCTACTTCATCATCATTTTCGCAAGCCTTTTCGTGGTGCTTTTGGGCGTAAAAAACTACGAGGACGCCAAGGCGCAGATCACGACGCTCGCGGATAAAAACAAGATCGCCGCGAGCGAAAATATGGTCGGGAATTTCTCGTTTTGGCTGGATGAACGGCTGCGCTCGCTGGTGCGTGCGGCTAAATTTATAGAAAACGCGGGCATCTCACAAGATAGCGAAAAACTCGGCGGCTTCATACGGCTTTTTAAAGAAAACTCCGCGGAATTCGACGCCTTGCAGTTTTTACGCGAGGACGGGGAGATCTTCGTAGACGGCAAGGAGCTGGGCGACGACGAAGCTATGCCAAAGAGCCTGCGTACGGGGCTTGTTTGGTTTGAAGAGACCAAAAGCACGCTCGCGCCCACGGTAAATTTTATGCAGCGCCATAAAATTTTAGGCGAGCCGACGTTAAATTTATGCGTACCCGTCATGGACGGCGGCTCGTTTGCGGGGGTGTTTTGCGGCGTGGTGAAGCTGCAAAACATACTAAAAAATATGGAAAAATTTAAGCTAGCGCCAGATTCCTACGCCTTTATCGTAACGCACGGCGGCGAAATTTTAACGCCGATGAAGGACGCGGCACTAAAAAAGCAGATCGAGGATAAATTTAAAGAGCTTTTCCTGCGGGGCGAGGATATCACGAGCCTAAATATCGGATCAAATTTCATCTCCGTCGCCGAGATCCCGACGCTAAACTGGTTCATCGGTGCAGGCACCGATAACGAAAAAGAGCTCGCCGCGCTGCTTAACTCCGTGCTAAAAAACGCCCTCATTCTGCTTTTTGCGTTCGCGGCGCTGGCGCTCGTGGCAAATTTCTTACATAACTTTATGTACTCAAAAATCAAAAACCTGCAAGACGACTACGAAGCCCTGCTCAAGCACAAAGCGCGCATGAGCGAGGCGGGCGAGCTAATCAGCGGCATAAATCATCAGTTTATACAGCCCGTAAATTCGCTAAATTTGATGATATCAAGCCTGCTTATGCTGCAAAAAGACGGCAAACTAGACGCCGCGACGCTAGAGCATATGCTGCAAAAAGGGCAGGCTGCGACCGTGCTTTTAAGCGATACGATCGAAATTTTTAGAAATTTTTATAAAAGTAGCGACGCTCCGCAAAAATTTAGCGTACAGCGCTGCATAAAAGACCTGCTAAAGCTCATGCACACCGAGCTTAGCAAAGCAAACGTCGCAGTAAGCCTGCGCGAGTTTAAAGACGAAGAGGCCACGCAGCGCATGGGCATCGTGCAGCAAATTTTGCTCATCCTCATTCACAACGCCAAGGACGCGGTCGTGGAGCGATACAAAGAGCAGATCGCCAAGCGGCAAGTTTTTATCGACGTCAAATTTGAAAACGGTACGTGCAAGATAGCCGTCACAGACTACGGTAGCGGCGTGAGCAAGGCGGCTCGGGATAAAATTTTAACCCAGCCAAAAACCACCAAAAAGCAAGGAAGCGGCATCGGGCTGTATTTTGGCAAAAAGCTGGCAAACGAAAAGCTCGCAGGCGACATCAAGTTGCTAAGCGCGGGCGATCCGACGACGTTTGAGCTCGGCTTTGAGATAAATTTAAAGGAGTGA
- a CDS encoding helix-turn-helix domain-containing protein, translating to MPEVKFDDVFNEMMKNDEFRAEYEALMPEYELKSELIKARIKSGLTQSQLAERMGMKQSNLARLESASGDFKFQTIIKYAKALGLKQLNIALN from the coding sequence ATGCCTGAAGTAAAATTTGACGACGTATTTAATGAGATGATGAAAAATGATGAATTTAGAGCTGAATACGAAGCCTTGATGCCTGAATACGAACTAAAAAGCGAGTTGATAAAAGCTAGAATAAAAAGCGGACTGACGCAGTCGCAGCTAGCGGAGAGGATGGGTATGAAACAGTCCAATCTAGCTAGACTAGAAAGCGCAAGCGGAGATTTTAAATTTCAGACAATAATCAAATACGCAAAAGCATTGGGACTAAAGCAGCTAAATATCGCACTGAACTAA
- a CDS encoding aldehyde dehydrogenase family protein: MVKLQEKYGLFINGKFVPASSGKTLDTFDPATGKKLAAIADASKEDVDAAVKAAREAFKTFRHSTVSERSRILLKIADIIDANKDFLAAVETMDNGKPIRETLNVDVPYAAEHFRYFAGVIQGEEGSANVLEEKHLSLILREPIGVVAQIVPWNFPFLMAAWKLAPVIAAGDTSVLKPSSETSLSVLELMRLIKDVLPKGVVNVITGKGSGAGAFLQKHSGIDKIAFTGSTEIGREIAISAAEKIIPATLELGGKSANIIYADADFDLALDGVQMGILFNQGQVCCAGSRIFVEEKIYDKFIAAAVEKFKNLKVGDPLDPKTQMGSQINAKQAAKIVEYINIGVKEGAKIAVGGKLAAAGDSFVEPTLLVDVSNDMRVAREEIFGPVGVVIKFKNEDELIKMVNDSEYGLGGGVFTQDITRAIRTARAMETGRVWINCYNQIPAGSPFGGYKSSGIGRETHKIILEHYTQMKNIMVNLTGKVSSFY; the protein is encoded by the coding sequence ATGGTTAAGTTACAAGAAAAATACGGCCTTTTTATAAACGGAAAATTCGTCCCCGCAAGCAGCGGCAAGACGCTAGATACCTTTGATCCCGCCACCGGCAAAAAGCTAGCCGCGATCGCGGACGCGAGTAAAGAGGATGTGGACGCCGCGGTCAAGGCCGCGCGCGAAGCGTTTAAGACGTTTCGCCATAGCACGGTGAGCGAGCGAAGCAGAATTTTGCTCAAAATCGCCGATATAATCGACGCAAACAAAGACTTTTTAGCCGCAGTCGAGACGATGGACAACGGCAAGCCTATCCGCGAGACGCTAAACGTGGACGTGCCGTACGCGGCGGAGCATTTTAGGTACTTTGCCGGCGTGATCCAGGGCGAAGAAGGTAGCGCAAACGTGCTCGAAGAAAAGCACCTCTCGCTAATCTTACGCGAGCCTATCGGCGTCGTAGCGCAGATCGTGCCGTGGAATTTCCCGTTTTTGATGGCGGCGTGGAAGCTAGCTCCCGTCATCGCAGCCGGCGACACGAGCGTGCTAAAGCCGTCGTCTGAAACGAGCCTGAGCGTGCTCGAGCTAATGCGCCTCATCAAAGACGTGCTGCCAAAAGGCGTCGTAAACGTAATCACGGGCAAAGGCAGCGGCGCCGGAGCGTTTTTACAAAAGCATAGCGGCATCGACAAGATCGCATTTACCGGCTCAACCGAGATCGGACGCGAGATCGCTATCTCGGCGGCCGAAAAAATCATCCCGGCAACGCTCGAGCTAGGCGGCAAATCAGCCAACATCATCTACGCCGACGCGGACTTTGATCTGGCTCTAGACGGCGTTCAGATGGGTATTTTGTTTAACCAAGGGCAAGTTTGCTGCGCGGGCAGTAGGATATTTGTCGAGGAGAAAATTTACGACAAATTTATCGCCGCGGCTGTGGAGAAATTTAAAAATCTAAAAGTCGGCGATCCGCTCGATCCAAAGACGCAAATGGGCTCTCAAATTAACGCCAAACAAGCCGCCAAAATCGTCGAGTACATCAATATCGGCGTCAAAGAAGGCGCTAAAATCGCCGTCGGAGGCAAACTCGCGGCTGCGGGCGATAGCTTCGTCGAGCCGACGCTGCTAGTGGACGTGAGCAACGATATGCGCGTAGCCAGAGAGGAGATTTTCGGCCCGGTAGGCGTCGTGATCAAATTTAAAAACGAGGACGAGCTCATCAAGATGGTAAACGACAGCGAATACGGCCTGGGCGGCGGCGTCTTCACGCAGGACATCACTCGCGCTATCCGCACCGCTCGCGCGATGGAGACGGGCCGAGTGTGGATAAACTGCTACAACCAGATCCCGGCGGGCAGCCCGTTCGGCGGCTACAAGAGCTCGGGCATCGGCCGCGAAACGCACAAAATCATCCTTGAGCACTACACTCAGATGAAAAATATCATGGTAAATTTGACGGGCAAGGTTAGTTCGTTTTATTAG
- a CDS encoding tyrosine-type recombinase/integrase, whose protein sequence is MSISLSEYKKTKVPNIYVSKNHTNKFLFRKRSSDGRRATKVVEIAVREKWTGREYLQEAMAVFAEWAKGKDMAASNVSRIQPNIKVKQLWDLYMETRAKTKATTGLAAMFNNHIKNSSLGSLAIEKVTLDHIQIFYNSMRNKGLSPKTYNKTIKEILRPMFKYALIHRALAFEPTFGLKLDKIEKKSKVINCSNKLRNLFSAIDELYADDVFYWTLFALIFTGRRKSEILNLKWKNINFSNNTMLLERTKNSNDYIVAIPNFIASKLQEIPRVAELVFASPVSGETIVNLDRQVKKIRELSGVENFHLHMARDIVVGTLAEASADIHTMSGTLLHEELATLQHYLGVDTYKATQKSSQVIENLVATKRLGQK, encoded by the coding sequence ATGTCAATCAGTCTAAGCGAATATAAAAAGACGAAAGTTCCAAATATCTACGTGAGTAAAAATCATACGAATAAGTTTTTATTCAGAAAAAGAAGTAGCGACGGAAGGCGAGCCACTAAGGTAGTAGAAATAGCCGTAAGAGAAAAATGGACCGGGCGGGAATATTTACAAGAAGCTATGGCAGTTTTTGCGGAGTGGGCAAAAGGCAAAGATATGGCGGCATCTAATGTTTCTAGAATCCAGCCAAACATCAAAGTTAAACAGCTTTGGGATTTATATATGGAAACCAGAGCAAAAACCAAAGCTACGACCGGGCTAGCGGCGATGTTTAACAATCACATCAAAAATAGCTCTCTAGGCTCGCTGGCAATAGAAAAGGTAACGCTTGACCATATTCAAATTTTTTACAACTCCATGCGAAACAAGGGACTATCGCCAAAAACATACAACAAAACGATAAAAGAAATTTTACGCCCTATGTTTAAGTACGCGCTTATTCATAGGGCTCTAGCTTTCGAGCCAACGTTTGGTTTAAAGTTGGACAAGATCGAGAAAAAATCAAAAGTCATCAATTGCTCGAATAAGCTCAGAAATTTATTTTCAGCCATTGATGAACTTTACGCCGACGACGTTTTTTATTGGACGCTTTTTGCCCTGATTTTTACGGGCAGGCGAAAGTCCGAAATTTTAAACCTAAAATGGAAAAACATAAATTTCAGCAACAACACTATGCTTTTAGAGAGGACAAAAAACTCTAACGACTATATCGTAGCCATCCCAAATTTTATAGCATCCAAGCTACAAGAGATACCGAGGGTAGCCGAGCTAGTGTTTGCCAGCCCCGTAAGCGGCGAGACGATAGTTAATCTAGACAGACAAGTTAAAAAAATCAGAGAACTTTCGGGTGTTGAAAATTTTCACCTGCATATGGCGAGAGATATAGTGGTCGGTACTCTTGCGGAAGCTAGCGCGGATATCCATACGATGTCGGGCACCTTATTGCACGAAGAACTGGCAACTCTGCAACACTATCTTGGCGTCGATACCTATAAGGCGACTCAAAAAAGTTCGCAAGTGATAGAAAATTTAGTAGCTACTAAAAGATTAGGGCAGAAATAG